The following DNA comes from Hypanus sabinus isolate sHypSab1 unplaced genomic scaffold, sHypSab1.hap1 scaffold_1721, whole genome shotgun sequence.
AAAACAGAAGCGCCTGACGTCCTTCCAGCAGATCTGGCAGTACATGGCCCCACAGCCGGGGTTGGGGCAGTGGTAGGAGGTGTTCGTGGGGCCCTCTTTGCATACCAGGCACCACTTGCGGATGAACCTCTGCAGAAAGGGGAACAGGCGGTGCAGGGTCCCAGCAAACCCTCTCAGTTGCTGCCGAGGTGCAGGTGGTGGGGAAGAAATGAGCAAGTTCACTGTCTCTGGAACACCAGGCACATCCAGAATCCAGCCCACCCTAGCAAACTACCCCTTTTTCCTGCCTGAGAGGCCCCCACACACCACCCAGTCTACATAATCTGATCCTCCTTTATTATCCGCAGTCAGTTTAAATATCACACAAGCATACACACCCCTCACCAGCTTAAATACCCACCTTAACTACCACCAGTCCACATTAAATACCAGTTTCAATACCCACCTTAATTACCACCAGCCCACATTAAACACCAAACAAGCAACAAATCCTGACCAATTTCAATACCCACCTGAAGCACCTGCAGTCCACCCTAATTATCCCAGTTACTGTTAAATACTCCACTGACACCTGAAATACCCTCACTCACTTGTTGTAATTATTTACAGCTCCCTTAAATGCTACAAACATTATTAAACATTCCTGACCACCTTAAAGCCCCTCACAGACCTTTGTATCTTCAGCCCACCTTATATACCGCCAGCCTGCCTTAAACTGCCCTAGATTCCAGAATTGGTCAAATATTCCCTCTGGCCACCAGAAATGCCTCCACTCACCTACCTAAATATGCCCTTAACAATCCACAGCCACCTTAAATCCCACAATCATATTCAGTTTAAATAACACTGCATTCAATACTCTCACCAGTCTACCTTAAATACTCCAAGACATCCTAAATGCCGATTTTTCCAGCTAAATTAAATTCTgcaaatatacacacacacactttacaTCAGTCAGTTAACAGtaggggtccatagcataaaataGGTTGGAAAACCCTGCCTTAGATAGACCCTCTGCCCACCTTAAATACCCCTGCTCCACAGATTGTGAAACATTGCCACAACATTATCCATTCAAATAGCAAcccccccccttctctcttccaCTTTTCCATCCACCCCAAATACCCATTGTTGGCCCATCTCAAATACTCTTAACCCACTCCATTCCCCATGTCTCCTGGGAAAACCTGCTTGAAAAGGATCATTACTTTCCCCCATGTACCTGCTCTCTGACACACTTTAAACacgatcttcccccccccccccaccccactcagcACACAGgagcactcacatacacacaccttCTGTTCTCAGCTTGTAATCTATCAGAGCCAGAGCCGCTGTTACTGAGTCCACACACTCAGAGTCCCACTTGGCAGGCAGTTAAACAAAAATAACACATCATATGGAAGGTCAATCAACTAGACCACAGATTACAGATTTCTTAAACTAAACATTGCTGTTAGAACAATGTAGAGTATAAATATACTCGAGAGTGAATTACAGGCTGAGGTCTAATACAGAGGTTCaggggggttatatatagaataacagatctccaGGAATAGGTTACAGGCTaggatctaatccagggatttAGGGtgtttatatagagaataacagatccctaggagtgggttacaggctgggatctaatctaaggattcagggggtttataagaacttaagagataggagcaggagtccgCCGTCTGGCCCGATGAGCCTGCTCCGCTGttcaataagaccatggctgatctggccatggactcaactccacctacctgccttttccccaataacccttatgcaaaaatctatacaaccttgtcttaaatatatttactgatgtagcctccacttcattgggcagaggattccacagattcactactctttgggaaaaacagttcctcctcatccccgTCCTAaatctcccccaaatcttgaggctatgtcccctagttctagtctcatctatcagtggaaacaaagtTTCGTGCTTCTATCTTTTCTATTCcttccataattttatatgtttctataagatctcctctcatccttctgaactccagtgagtacaatctctcctcatagtctaacccctcatctctggaatcaacctggtgaacttcctctgcactgcctccaaagccagtatatccttcctcaagtaaggaaaccagaacggcacgcagtactccaggtgtagcctcaccagcaccctgtgcagttgcagcataacctccctgctcttaaattcaatccctcgagCAATGAAGGTCAACATCCCATTTGCTTTCTTGGTAGTCTACAGCAACTGCAAACCAACcgtttgtgattcatgcacaagcactcccaagtgtctctgcacagcagcatgctgcaatttttaccatttaaataataatctgatctttcattttactttccaaagtggatgacctaaCATTTGCCAAATTGTACTCCATTTGACAGACtgttgcccactcacttaacctatctatatttttctgcagactctccatatccccatacataatttgcttttccactcaatttagtatcatcagcaaacttagatacactacattcAGTcctctcttccagatcgttaagtTATATCGTGAATAGTTGtggacccagcaccgacccctgcagcacaaaactcaccactgattgccaaccagagaaacacccatgtatcccagctctttgctttctattggttaaccaattctctaaccatgctaatacatcaccccaactcttaTGCATCGTTATCCTGTGgaaaagtcttttatgtggcaccttatcgaatgccttctggaaatccaagtaaataacgtccatcaGTTCCCctgtatccactgcactcattatatcctcaaagaacttcagtaaatttgtcaaacaggacctgccttttaTGAATCAATGCTGCATctacctgatggatccatttctttccagatgcctcactacttcttctttaatgatagtttcaagcattttcccaacaacagatgttaaactaactggcctatagttacctgccttttgcctaaatcttttttttgaaTAGTGGTGTGACATTCGCCTTCTTCCAATCTGCTGAGATCTGcctagagtccagagaattttggtaaattatcaccagaGCTtcaactataacctctgccatttctttcagtaccctgggatacaTTCCATCAGGGCCAGGGGACTTTTATATCTTAagacccacaagtttgctcaacattacctctttagtgatagttaCTGTATTgatgtcctcacctcccatcacatccataacatctctctttggcatgttagatgtgtccttcACTGCGAAGGCTGACACAAAATCCCCCTCAAAGCCTCagtcatttcctcattacccaatatcaattcccccttctcgtcctccaCCGGACCTAAGTTCACTTTGGCCATCCTTTTCTGTTCATATAATTATTTACTAtccgtttttatattttgttccGTTTTCATAagctctcttccctttcttcattgctcacttagtggttgtttgttgctttttaaagttttcccagtcttctagtttcccactactcttggcgactttgtacgcacaagcttttagtttgacATCTTCTTTTATTTCTTAAGTTGTCCAAGGCTggttctccccacccttactgtctttgcttttaactggaatatacttttgttgagcaccttgaaagtttgaaagtcttccactgttcctcaaccatcccaccatatagcctgtgttcccagtctaccctaTTCAACTACTCCCTCATCtcccttgtttaggcataatacactggttttagattgaactattcCACCCTTCATTTATGTGAAGCTCAATCAGCTCActttttccaagaggatccctaaccaCAAGGTTGCTCATTTTACCTGTCtctttgcacaggaccagatctaagatagcacgtTCCCTTGTTGGTTCAGTAAcaagctgttcaagaaagccatcacataTGGACTCTgtaaagtcctcctcaagactgcctcgaccAACTTGATCAACTTGAATAACGGATATAGATATatttagaataacagatccctgggagtgggttgcAGGCTGGGATCAAATCCAGGAATTCGGGGGTTtaaatatagaataacagatccctgggagtgggttgcAGGCTGGGATCAAATCCAGGAATTCGGGGGTTtaaatatagaataacagatccctgggagtgggttacaggctgggatcaaaTCCAGGGATTCAGGGGTTtaaatatagaataacagatccctgggagtgggttacaggctgggatcaaaTCCAGGGATTCAGGGTTtaaatatagaataacagatccctgggagtgggttgcAGGCTGGGATCAAATCCAGGAATTCAGGGGTTtaaatatagaataacagatccctgggagtgggttacaggctgggatcaaaTCCAGGGATTCAGGGGTTTAAATAtaaaataacagatccctgggagtgggttacagagttgAGGGTAAACTTTTCTGGCCATCACTTACCCGTAGTTGCTTCATGCGGGCCTGCATAATGATTTTCTTCCGTTGGGTCTCAGCGTACGTGATCCGCTTCCGCAGCCACTCATTATAGAGGAACAGTACTCGCTTCTTCTCACGCTGTGTGGAAAGCATCCAGCAGTCGTCAGTACCCACACATGGCAGCAGACTGATGCTCCCATGCCTGAGGTGGGGAAGGAAGCGGCTATTCTGCCTATCCGTATCTGCTCCaccagtgtcccatcacactctggcCTGTGTCTGGTAGCTGGGGGAGAGGTAATGAGGTGGATGTGGAGTTCATGGACAGCATCATCCAGTCAAGTGGTGAGTATCCCGTCACACTCCTGATCTGTACTGTAGCAGGAGAGAGGTAATGTGATGGTTGTTAAGTCCACCAAGAGAAATGAAGAGTGTTCCGTCACAGTGTGACATTTGCTGTGTATGTGGGTGTAATgtcctggttcacatctttatggttatgctgtaggtatttcattttagcagttctgtaagagccgTTTGTTCTGctgtcagcctgtttgggttattgttgaagataagggatgatgaggaatgtgtgGATGCTGGAACTGGGGGGTGGGGAGCTTCTTTCTGgcgagggacactaaggttggtctGGGGACTTTTGTTCagcgggagatgaagagagaagacgctgtgGAGAACGGGTCGTAGGATATGACCCAGCAGGAGCCCCACTTGTTCGAGATGGACTGTGTGCaacgttcggaaggtggtgtgggtGTTCATGTTAACCAAGGGCCCAGcgcatgagtgacagagaagttcaagctgagctccaacttgtgca
Coding sequences within:
- the LOC132387307 gene encoding E3 ubiquitin-protein ligase DCST1-like, with translation MAGIILFCFLQVYSYRLRRVIAAFCFPKREKKRVLFLYNEWLRKRITYAETQRKKIIMQARMKQLRQLRGFAGTLHRLFPFLQRFIRKWCLVCKEGPTNTSYHCPNPGCGAMYCQICWKDVRRFCFNCLPFEDFVSEGSDVENNPTYAS